In Mastacembelus armatus chromosome 22, fMasArm1.2, whole genome shotgun sequence, a genomic segment contains:
- the dlst gene encoding dihydrolipoyllysine-residue succinyltransferase component of 2-oxoglutarate dehydrogenase complex, mitochondrial, with the protein MLSHSRCLTRNIGRSLSAIRQGNNLFARRATAALSASHSITFNNSVKSDPRSSVFQIQYFRTSVAYRDEVVTVKTPAFAESVTEGDVRWEKAVGDTVSEDEVVCEIETDKTSVQVPSPAAGVIEELLVPDGGKVEGGTPLFKLRKGAGATKAAEAPKSEASAAAAPPAPSAVPPPPPPPSAVGPIPTTMPPVPPVPAHAMDTKPVSAIKPTSASAPPVAQAEAGAKAARTESRVKMNRMRLRIAQRLKEAQNTCAMLTTFNEVDMSNISEMRKAYKDAFLKKHNIKLGFMSAFVKAAAYALTDQPAVNAVIDDTTKEIVYRDYVDISVAVATPKGLVVPVIRNVEAMNFADIEKAINLLGEKARKNELAVEDMDGGTFTISNGGVFGSMFGTPIINPPQSAILGMHGIFDRPVAVGGKVEIRPMMYVALTYDHRLIDGREAVTFLRKVKSVVEDPRVLLLDM; encoded by the exons gGGAATAATCTGTTTGCTCGTCGGGCCACAGCAG CTCTATCAGCTAGCCATTCAATCACCTTCAACAACAGTGT gaaATCTGATCCTCGGTCGAGTGTCTTCCAAATCCAGTACTTCAGGACATCTGTAGCCTACA GAGATGAAGTCGTTACCGTCAAAACCCCTGCATTTGCGGAATCTGTCACAGAGGGGGATGTAAGGTGGGAGAAAG CTGTTGGAGACACAGTCTCAGAGGATGAGGTGGTGTGCGAAATTGAGACTGATAAG ACATCAGTGCAGGTTCCCTCCCCTGCTGCTGGAGTGATTGAGGAGCTTTTGGTCCCAGATGGAGGGAAGGTTGAGGGAGGAACTCCTCTTTTTAAGCTTAGGAAAGGAG CCGGTGCTACAAAAGCGGCAGAAGCTCCAAAGTCTGAggcttcagctgctgcagccccTCCAGCACCTTCTGCtgttccccctcctcctcctcctccctcagctGTGGGTCCCATTCCCACTACCATGCCCCCTGTGCCACCTGTGCCAGCACATGCTATGGACACCAAACCAG TTTCAGCCATCAAGCCCACTTCTGCTTCAGCTCCACCAGTTGCCCAAGCAGAAGCAGGAGCTAAAGCAGCCAGGACAGAGAGCAGG GTCAAGATGAACCGCATGAGGCTGAGAATTGCCCAGAGACTGAAGGAAGCCCAAAACACCTGCGCGATGTTGACCACTTTTAACGAGGTCGATATGAG caaCATCTCAGAGATGAGGAAGGCATATAAAGACGCTTTCCTGAAAAAGCATAACATCAAGTTGGGCTTCATGTCTGCATTTGTGAAGGCTGCAGCCTACGCGCTGACCGACCAACCTGCTGTCAATGCTG TAATTGATGACACAACCAAAGAGATTGTGTACAGGGACTACGTTGACATCAGTGTGGCTGTGGCCACTCCAAAG GGTCTGGTGGTTCCAGTAATCCGAAATGTAGAGGCAATGAATTTTGCAGACATTGAGAAAGCTATCAATTTGTTGGGAGAAAAG GCACGTAAGAATGAGCTGGCTGTTGAGGACATGGATGGAGGAACTTTCACCATCAGCAATGGTGGTGTGTTTGGGTCCATGTTCGGCACACCTATAATCAACCCCCCCCAGTCTGCCATTTTAGGCATGCATGGCATCTTTGACAGGCCAGTTGCAGTCGGTGGCAAG GTGGAGATCCGTCCCATGATGTATGTTGCCCTGACGTATGATCATCGTTTGATTGATGGAAGAGAGGCCGTCACTTTCTTGCGCAAGGTCAAGTCAGTGGTGGAGGACCCCAGGGTGCTACTCCTTGACATGTGA
- the rps6kl1 gene encoding ribosomal protein S6 kinase-like 1 isoform X1, translating to MAKRDYLVEAAKQIRMALDSEVNEDYEAAFSYYKNGVDLLLNGVQLDPNKDRREAVKRKTTQYLKRAEEIFITHLQDNLGKGSTHLGGYSSLRFRPIRHLSSPVEDLEMCKVVGVTDKVLIVQSMVNKETFVVKSLVKSSWESRDQPTIIPQGVPYMVKLLRYYVSEDAVYLHLEHVKGGRLFSKLHKLRNEKAKEHPDCFTSGPHSVKLKTSYTSPTISTDYQHSNIDNLGIISKKLSDESPDTDFPTSWDETQQRLESCGTHSYIEETGCLQNTRSAASFYTKLDRLTLHSGPTKTQVTTHIHPPAPSLCLHSSETQEKPALPLACARISQTLDVMSELQKQKAGMGLIECSSEFEVAWKAADPAHNCDKANPYAVTGSDLHSTLGQTPPNTNQTSFTNAASPNSENNGLSSSPAILHLSLHCQTQVRGRASWDTNGSHLGSVLSGNSADTVAETKQCSCSPTIKERNGVVVIRSTDRAVFSDHTDTIITSEGSWPPSASSCHNTVGKQETLSAMNLSLSGVKYKGEKCSSEAIEGTKEAWTLLSPKEKMALGKERSFVSWFSSGPCEAPPHRRREEDVGALMKSEESEGQEEDQIIEVDGWCHLPQFPLKSSRPKDRAMHTCWGLPETEVRVWGAQILLALESLHQQGILCRDLNPRNVLLTSNGKVCLTFFGQWSEVQSDISSKAMEQMYCAPEIGGVSRVTEACDWWSLGALLFELLTGMPLWQLHPAGIHSHTQLLIPDHLSTAAASLLTELLQFDAGYRLGSGGGGVSDIKCHPFFSAISWKALSC from the exons TGGATCCAAACAAGGATCGTCGGGAGGCAGTGAAGAGGAAGACGACACAGTATCTGAAGAGAGCTGAAGAAATATTTATAACACATCTGCAGGATAACCTAGGGAAGGGCAGCACTCACTTAGGG GGCTACAGCAGTCTGAGATTTCGTCCAATCAGACACCTGAGTTCGCCTGTGGAGGATCTAGAGATGTGTAAGGTGGTTGGAGTGACTGATAAG GTCCTGATTGTTCAAAGTATGGTCAATAAAGAGACATTTGTTGTAAAG AGTCTGGTCAAGTCAAGCTGGGAGAGCAGGGACCAGCCAACCATCATTCCTCAGGGGGTGCCATACATGGTTaagctgctgagatattatgTCAGTGAAGATGCTGTGTACCTGCATCTTGAGCATGTCAAAG GTGGGAGGCTCTTCTCCAAGCTACACAAGCTGAGGAACGAGAAGGCCAAGGAGCACCCAGATTGCTTCACCTCTGGCCCGCACAGTGTCAAGTTAAAGACCAGCTACACCTCACCCACAATCAGTACAGACTACCAGCACAGTAACATAGATAACCTGGGAATAATTTCAAAGAAATTAAGCGATGAGAGCCCAGATACAGACTTCCCCACATCATGGGATGAGACTCAGCAGCGTCTGGAGAGCTGTGGGACTCACTCCTACATTGAGGAAACAGGCTGTCTGCAAAACACACGCTCCGCAGCATCATTTTACACTAAGCTTGACCGGCTAACTCTGCATTCTGGCCCAACAAAGACGCAGGTCACCACCCACATCCATCCACCAGCTCCTAGTTTATGTTTGCACTCCAGTGAAACTCAGGAAAAGCCTGCTCTTCCTCTCGCTTGTGCTCGCATCAGTCAAACTCTCGATGTCATGTCAGAACTCCAGAAACAAAAAGCTGGAATGGGACTGATAGAGTGCAGCTCGGAGTTTGAAGTGGCTTGGAAAGCTGCGGATCCAGCACACAACTGTGACAAAGCAAACCCCTATGCAGTGACTGGCAGCGACTTACACAGCACACTAGGGCAAACTCCGCCTAATACAAATCAGACCTCATTTACAAATGCAGCATCACCAAACAGTGAAAATAACGGTTTGAGTTCCTCACCTGCCATTTTGCATCTTTCTCTCCATTGCCAAACCCAGGTCCGTGGCAGGGCATCATGGGATACCAATGGCTCTCACCTAGGATCTGTTTTAAGTGGTAACTCTGCAGACACAGTTGCAGAAACAAAGCAATGCAGCTGCAGTCCCACAATAAAGGAAAGAAACGGAGTGGTGGTCATCAGGAGCACAGACAGAGCAGTATTTtctgaccacacagacacaatcatCACCTCAGAAGGCTCCTGGCCTCCCTCCGCTTCCTCGTGCCACAACACTGTGGGTAAACAAGAAACATTATCGGCGATGAATCTGTCCCTGTCAGGGGTGAAATacaaaggagaaaaatgttCCAGTGAGGCAATAGAAGGAACAAAGGAAGCATGGACATTGCTGAGTCCTAAAGAAAAAATGGCACTTGGAAAAGAAAGATCATTTGTGAGCTGGTTTTCCTCTGGCCCTTGTGAAGCCCCACCccacaggagaagagaagaggatgTGGGTGCTTTAATGAAATCAGAGGAATCGGAAGGACAGGAGGAAGACCAGATCATTGAGGTGGATGGCTGGTGCCATCTACCACAGTTTCCTCTCAAGTCCTCCAGGCCTAAAGACAGGGCCATGCATACGTGCTGGGGGCTTCCTGAGACAGAGGTGCGTGTCTGGGGGGCACAAATCCTTCTAGCCCTAGAGAGTCTGCATCAGCAAGGCATCCTATGCCGGGATCTCAACCCAAGAAATGTTCTGCTCACCAGCAACG gAAAGGTGTGCCTGACATTTTTTGGGCAGTGGAGTGAGGTTCAGTCAGATATTAGCTCCAAAGCCATGGAACAAATGTACTGTGCTCCAG AAATTGGTGGTGTGTCCAGGGTTACCGAAGCTTGTGATTGGTGGAGTCTTGGAGCCTTGTTGTTTGAACTTCTAACAGGAATG CCACTGTGGCAGCTCCATCCAGCAGGAATCCACTCACACACCCAGCTGCTCATCCCCGACCACCTGAGCACCGCAGCTGCCTCGCTGCTCACTGAG CTGCTTCAGTTCGATGCTGGCTATCGCTTGGGCTCTGGAGGTGGAGGTGTGAGTGACATCAAGTGCCATCCCTTCTTCAGCGCCATCTCCTGGAAAGCTCTGAGCTGCTAG
- the rps6kl1 gene encoding ribosomal protein S6 kinase-like 1 isoform X2 — protein sequence MAKRDYLVEAAKQIRMALDSEVNEDYEAAFSYYKNGVDLLLNGVQLDPNKDRREAVKRKTTQYLKRAEEIFITHLQDNLGKGSTHLGGYSSLRFRPIRHLSSPVEDLEMCKVVGVTDKVLIVQSMVNKETFVVKSLVKSSWESRDQPTIIPQGVPYMVKLLRYYVSEDAVYLHLEHVKGGRLFSKLHKLRNEKAKEHPDCFTSGPHSVKLKTSYTSPTISTDYQHSNIDNLGIISKKLSDESPDTDFPTSWDETQQRLESCGTHSYIEETGCLQNTRSAASFYTKLDRLTLHSGPTKTQVTTHIHPPAPSLCLHSSETQEKPALPLACARISQTLDVMSELQKQKAGMGLIECSSEFEVAWKAADPAHNCDKANPYAVTGSDLHSTLGQTPPNTNQTSFTNAASPNSENNGLSSSPAILHLSLHCQTQVRGRASWDTNGSHLGSVLSGNSADTVAETKQCSCSPTIKERNGVVVIRSTDRAVFSDHTDTIITSEGSWPPSASSCHNTVGKQETLSAMNLSLSGVKYKGEKCSSEAIEGTKEAWTLLSPKEKMALGKERSFVSWFSSGPCEAPPHRRREEDVGALMKSEESEGQEEDQIIEVDGWCHLPQFPLKSSRPKDRAMHTCWGLPETEVRVWGAQILLALESLHQQGILCRDLNPRNVLLTSNEIGGVSRVTEACDWWSLGALLFELLTGMPLWQLHPAGIHSHTQLLIPDHLSTAAASLLTELLQFDAGYRLGSGGGGVSDIKCHPFFSAISWKALSC from the exons TGGATCCAAACAAGGATCGTCGGGAGGCAGTGAAGAGGAAGACGACACAGTATCTGAAGAGAGCTGAAGAAATATTTATAACACATCTGCAGGATAACCTAGGGAAGGGCAGCACTCACTTAGGG GGCTACAGCAGTCTGAGATTTCGTCCAATCAGACACCTGAGTTCGCCTGTGGAGGATCTAGAGATGTGTAAGGTGGTTGGAGTGACTGATAAG GTCCTGATTGTTCAAAGTATGGTCAATAAAGAGACATTTGTTGTAAAG AGTCTGGTCAAGTCAAGCTGGGAGAGCAGGGACCAGCCAACCATCATTCCTCAGGGGGTGCCATACATGGTTaagctgctgagatattatgTCAGTGAAGATGCTGTGTACCTGCATCTTGAGCATGTCAAAG GTGGGAGGCTCTTCTCCAAGCTACACAAGCTGAGGAACGAGAAGGCCAAGGAGCACCCAGATTGCTTCACCTCTGGCCCGCACAGTGTCAAGTTAAAGACCAGCTACACCTCACCCACAATCAGTACAGACTACCAGCACAGTAACATAGATAACCTGGGAATAATTTCAAAGAAATTAAGCGATGAGAGCCCAGATACAGACTTCCCCACATCATGGGATGAGACTCAGCAGCGTCTGGAGAGCTGTGGGACTCACTCCTACATTGAGGAAACAGGCTGTCTGCAAAACACACGCTCCGCAGCATCATTTTACACTAAGCTTGACCGGCTAACTCTGCATTCTGGCCCAACAAAGACGCAGGTCACCACCCACATCCATCCACCAGCTCCTAGTTTATGTTTGCACTCCAGTGAAACTCAGGAAAAGCCTGCTCTTCCTCTCGCTTGTGCTCGCATCAGTCAAACTCTCGATGTCATGTCAGAACTCCAGAAACAAAAAGCTGGAATGGGACTGATAGAGTGCAGCTCGGAGTTTGAAGTGGCTTGGAAAGCTGCGGATCCAGCACACAACTGTGACAAAGCAAACCCCTATGCAGTGACTGGCAGCGACTTACACAGCACACTAGGGCAAACTCCGCCTAATACAAATCAGACCTCATTTACAAATGCAGCATCACCAAACAGTGAAAATAACGGTTTGAGTTCCTCACCTGCCATTTTGCATCTTTCTCTCCATTGCCAAACCCAGGTCCGTGGCAGGGCATCATGGGATACCAATGGCTCTCACCTAGGATCTGTTTTAAGTGGTAACTCTGCAGACACAGTTGCAGAAACAAAGCAATGCAGCTGCAGTCCCACAATAAAGGAAAGAAACGGAGTGGTGGTCATCAGGAGCACAGACAGAGCAGTATTTtctgaccacacagacacaatcatCACCTCAGAAGGCTCCTGGCCTCCCTCCGCTTCCTCGTGCCACAACACTGTGGGTAAACAAGAAACATTATCGGCGATGAATCTGTCCCTGTCAGGGGTGAAATacaaaggagaaaaatgttCCAGTGAGGCAATAGAAGGAACAAAGGAAGCATGGACATTGCTGAGTCCTAAAGAAAAAATGGCACTTGGAAAAGAAAGATCATTTGTGAGCTGGTTTTCCTCTGGCCCTTGTGAAGCCCCACCccacaggagaagagaagaggatgTGGGTGCTTTAATGAAATCAGAGGAATCGGAAGGACAGGAGGAAGACCAGATCATTGAGGTGGATGGCTGGTGCCATCTACCACAGTTTCCTCTCAAGTCCTCCAGGCCTAAAGACAGGGCCATGCATACGTGCTGGGGGCTTCCTGAGACAGAGGTGCGTGTCTGGGGGGCACAAATCCTTCTAGCCCTAGAGAGTCTGCATCAGCAAGGCATCCTATGCCGGGATCTCAACCCAAGAAATGTTCTGCTCACCAGCAACG AAATTGGTGGTGTGTCCAGGGTTACCGAAGCTTGTGATTGGTGGAGTCTTGGAGCCTTGTTGTTTGAACTTCTAACAGGAATG CCACTGTGGCAGCTCCATCCAGCAGGAATCCACTCACACACCCAGCTGCTCATCCCCGACCACCTGAGCACCGCAGCTGCCTCGCTGCTCACTGAG CTGCTTCAGTTCGATGCTGGCTATCGCTTGGGCTCTGGAGGTGGAGGTGTGAGTGACATCAAGTGCCATCCCTTCTTCAGCGCCATCTCCTGGAAAGCTCTGAGCTGCTAG